From a single Streptomyces sp. 1331.2 genomic region:
- a CDS encoding nitrite/sulfite reductase, producing MATSPETAEPTADRAAASRPAAARKVTRHRGEGQWGMGHFTPLNANEQFKKDDDGLNVRTRIETIYAHRGFDSIDPADLRGRMRWWGLYTQRKEGIDGGKTAILEPHELDAEYFMLRVRIDGGRLTIAQLRAIAEVSEQYARGTADLTDRQNIQYHWIRIEDVPAIWQKLEAVGLSTTEACGDTPRVILGSPVAGIAEDEIIDGTPAIEEIQRRFIGNKDFSNLPRKFKSAVSGSPQLDVAHEINDIAFVGVVHPEHGPGFDLWVGGGLSTNPKLGVRLGAWVPLEEVADVYGGVIGIFRDYGYRRLRNRARLKFLVADWGVEKFRQVLQDEYLKYELIDGPAPAEPTARWRDHVGVHKQKDGRFYIGFAPRVGRVDGKLLGRIADLAAAHGSDRVRTTAEQKMLILDIAEEHVDSVVAGLEELDLRVTPSPFRRGTMACTGIEYCKLAIVETKERGRTLIDELEQRLPEFAEPLTININGCPNACARIQVADIGLKGQLVTDENGEQVEGYQVHLGGALGLEAGFGRKVRGLKVTSAGLPDYVERLLTRYQADRTEGERFAQWTARATEEQLS from the coding sequence ATGGCCACCTCCCCCGAGACCGCCGAACCCACGGCCGACCGCGCCGCCGCGAGCCGCCCCGCCGCGGCCCGCAAGGTGACCCGTCACCGCGGCGAGGGCCAGTGGGGCATGGGCCACTTCACGCCTCTGAACGCCAACGAGCAGTTCAAGAAGGACGACGACGGTCTCAATGTGCGGACACGTATTGAGACGATCTATGCGCACCGCGGCTTCGACTCGATCGACCCCGCCGACCTGCGCGGCCGGATGCGCTGGTGGGGCCTCTACACCCAGCGCAAGGAGGGCATCGACGGCGGCAAGACCGCGATCCTGGAGCCGCACGAGCTGGACGCCGAGTACTTCATGCTCCGGGTCCGCATCGACGGCGGCCGACTGACCATCGCCCAGCTGCGGGCGATCGCCGAGGTCTCCGAGCAGTACGCGCGCGGCACCGCCGACCTGACCGACCGGCAGAACATCCAGTACCACTGGATCCGGATCGAGGACGTCCCCGCGATCTGGCAGAAGCTGGAGGCCGTCGGCCTGTCCACCACCGAGGCCTGCGGCGACACCCCCCGCGTCATCCTCGGCTCCCCGGTGGCCGGCATCGCCGAGGACGAGATCATCGACGGCACCCCCGCCATCGAGGAGATCCAGCGCCGCTTCATCGGCAACAAGGACTTCTCCAACCTGCCGCGCAAGTTCAAGTCCGCGGTCTCCGGCTCCCCGCAGCTGGACGTCGCGCACGAGATCAACGACATCGCCTTCGTCGGCGTGGTCCACCCCGAGCACGGGCCCGGCTTCGACCTGTGGGTCGGCGGCGGCTTGTCCACCAACCCCAAGCTGGGCGTGCGGCTGGGCGCCTGGGTGCCGCTGGAGGAGGTCGCCGACGTCTACGGCGGCGTCATCGGCATCTTCCGCGACTACGGCTACCGCCGCCTGCGCAACCGCGCCCGACTGAAGTTCCTGGTCGCCGACTGGGGCGTGGAGAAGTTCCGTCAGGTCCTGCAGGACGAGTACCTCAAGTACGAGCTGATCGACGGTCCCGCCCCCGCCGAGCCCACCGCCCGCTGGCGCGACCACGTCGGCGTCCACAAGCAGAAGGACGGCCGGTTCTACATCGGCTTCGCCCCGCGCGTCGGCCGGGTCGACGGCAAGCTGCTCGGCCGCATCGCCGACCTCGCCGCCGCCCACGGCAGCGACCGGGTGCGCACCACCGCCGAGCAGAAGATGCTGATCCTCGACATCGCCGAGGAGCACGTCGACTCGGTGGTGGCCGGCCTGGAGGAGCTGGACCTGCGGGTCACCCCGTCGCCGTTCCGTCGCGGCACCATGGCCTGCACCGGCATCGAGTACTGCAAGCTCGCCATCGTCGAGACCAAGGAGCGCGGCCGCACGCTCATCGACGAACTGGAGCAGCGCCTGCCGGAGTTCGCCGAGCCGCTGACCATCAACATCAACGGCTGCCCGAACGCGTGCGCCCGCATCCAGGTCGCCGACATCGGCCTCAAGGGCCAGCTGGTCACCGACGAGAACGGCGAGCAGGTCGAGGGCTACCAGGTGCACCTCGGCGGCGCGCTCGGCCTGGAGGCCGGGTTCGGCCGCAAGGTCCGCGGCCTCAAGGTCACCAGCGCCGGCCTGCCCGACTACGTGGAGCGCCTGCTGACCCGCTACCAGGCCGACCGCACCGAGGGCGAGCGCTTCGCCCAGTGGACGGCCCGGGCGACCGAGGAGCAGCTGTCGTGA
- the cysD gene encoding sulfate adenylyltransferase subunit CysD, which translates to MTTATQSLLQADDNPFALSHLDALEAESVHIFREVAGEFERPVILFSGGKDSIVMLHLALKAFAPAAIPFSLLHVDTGHNFPEVIAYRDRVAAEHNLRLHVAHVQDFIDDGRLRERPDGTRNPLQTVPLLDAIEKGRFDAVFGGGRRDEEKARAKERVFSLRDEFGAWDPRRQRPELWSLYNGRHAVGEHVRVFPLSNWTELDVWQYIEREGIELPEIYYAHEREVFSRSGMWLTAGEWGGPKDTEPVERRLIRYRTVGDMSCTGAVDSDATTIQAVIAEIAASRLTERGATRADDKLSEAAMEDRKREGYF; encoded by the coding sequence GTGACGACCGCGACCCAGAGCCTGCTGCAGGCCGACGACAACCCCTTCGCGCTGTCCCACCTGGACGCGCTGGAGGCCGAGTCGGTGCACATCTTCCGCGAGGTCGCGGGGGAGTTCGAGCGTCCGGTGATCCTCTTCTCCGGCGGCAAGGACTCCATCGTCATGCTGCACCTGGCGCTCAAGGCCTTCGCGCCCGCCGCCATCCCCTTCTCCCTCCTGCACGTCGACACCGGGCACAACTTCCCCGAGGTCATCGCCTACCGCGACCGCGTCGCCGCCGAGCACAACCTGCGCCTGCACGTCGCCCACGTCCAGGACTTCATCGACGACGGCCGGCTGCGCGAGCGCCCGGACGGCACCCGCAACCCGCTGCAGACCGTGCCGCTGCTGGACGCCATCGAGAAGGGCCGCTTCGACGCCGTGTTCGGCGGCGGCCGCCGCGACGAGGAGAAGGCCCGCGCCAAGGAGCGCGTCTTCTCGCTGCGCGACGAGTTCGGCGCCTGGGACCCGCGCCGCCAGCGCCCCGAGCTGTGGTCGCTCTACAACGGCCGGCACGCGGTCGGCGAGCACGTGCGCGTCTTCCCGCTGTCCAACTGGACCGAGCTGGACGTCTGGCAGTACATCGAGCGCGAGGGCATCGAACTCCCGGAGATCTACTACGCCCACGAGCGCGAGGTCTTCTCCCGCAGCGGCATGTGGCTGACCGCCGGCGAGTGGGGCGGCCCCAAGGACACCGAGCCCGTCGAGCGGCGCCTCATCCGCTACCGCACCGTCGGCGACATGTCCTGCACCGGCGCCGTCGACTCCGACGCCACCACCATCCAGGCCGTGATCGCCGAGATCGCCGCCAGCCGCCTCACCGAGCGCGGCGCCACCCGTGCCGACGACAAGCTGTCCGAGGCCGCGATGGAAGACCGCAAGCGCGAGGGGTACTTCTAA
- a CDS encoding ABC transporter permease, protein MSSTDTTLTSTGTGSTLTKPAGDTAARDTADVGAGLDALDAVTAQRGSLGEALRKKALPPLLGVLVVLALWQGAYSLHLTSSYKLPSPADVWHSAQDLWYQGTLFSIIWTSVWRGLSGFLLAVVIGTPVGLVVARIKPVRAAIGPVLQGLQSLPSVAWVPAAVIWLGINDSMMYAVILLGAVPSIANGLVAGIDQVPPLFLRAGRTIGATGLNGARHVLIPAALPGYLAGLKQGWAFSWRSLMAAELVASSPDLGRGLGRFLEDQREFSDMSGVLLGIILILFVGIAIELLVFTPVERRVLRNRGLLATGK, encoded by the coding sequence ATGTCCAGCACTGACACCACGCTGACCAGCACCGGCACCGGCAGCACGCTGACCAAGCCCGCCGGCGACACCGCCGCCCGCGACACCGCCGACGTCGGCGCCGGCCTGGACGCCCTCGACGCCGTCACCGCCCAGCGCGGCAGCCTCGGCGAGGCGCTGCGGAAGAAGGCGCTGCCGCCGCTGCTCGGCGTGCTCGTGGTGCTCGCGCTCTGGCAGGGCGCCTACAGCCTGCACCTCACCTCCTCGTACAAGCTGCCCAGCCCCGCGGACGTCTGGCACTCCGCCCAGGACCTCTGGTACCAGGGCACGCTGTTCTCGATCATCTGGACCAGCGTCTGGCGCGGCCTGTCCGGCTTCCTGCTCGCCGTCGTGATCGGCACCCCCGTCGGCCTGGTCGTCGCCCGGATCAAGCCGGTGCGCGCAGCGATCGGGCCGGTCCTGCAGGGCCTGCAGTCGCTGCCCTCGGTCGCCTGGGTGCCGGCCGCGGTGATCTGGCTCGGCATCAACGACTCGATGATGTACGCGGTGATCCTGCTCGGCGCCGTCCCGTCGATCGCCAACGGCCTGGTGGCCGGCATCGACCAGGTGCCGCCGCTGTTCCTGCGCGCCGGCCGCACGATCGGCGCCACCGGCCTGAACGGCGCCCGGCACGTCCTGATCCCGGCCGCCCTGCCCGGCTACCTCGCCGGCCTCAAGCAGGGCTGGGCGTTCTCCTGGCGCTCGCTGATGGCCGCCGAACTGGTCGCCTCCTCCCCCGACCTCGGCCGGGGCCTGGGCCGCTTCCTGGAGGACCAGCGCGAGTTCTCCGACATGTCCGGGGTCCTGCTCGGCATCATCCTGATCCTGTTCGTCGGCATCGCCATCGAGCTGCTGGTGTTCACCCCGGTCGAGCGCCGGGTGCTGCGCAACCGCGGCCTGCTGGCCACCGGCAAGTGA
- a CDS encoding putative leader peptide: MPSAGTTLVGRLHVDLLRVSSAICPVT; the protein is encoded by the coding sequence ATGCCTAGCGCCGGAACCACCCTGGTAGGTCGACTCCACGTCGATCTCCTTCGCGTGTCCAGCGCCATCTGTCCGGTGACCTGA
- a CDS encoding ABC transporter ATP-binding protein — MSSALTTSAHATGVDAHDGAPAVRISHVHKSFGRPGARTHVLDDITLDVAPGEFVTLLGASGCGKSTLLNLVAGLDKPTAGSIEVPGGRPALMFQDHALFPWLTAGKNIELALKLAGLPRPQRRAEAERLLELVRLDGAYGKRVHELSGGMRQRVATARALAQGSKVLLMDEPFAALDAITRDVLHDEITRIWAERQLSVLFVTHNVREAVRLAQRVVLLSSRPGRVAREWRIDLPQPRRIESAGVADLSIEITEELRGEIRRHVQH, encoded by the coding sequence ATGTCCTCGGCACTGACCACCTCGGCGCACGCCACCGGCGTCGACGCCCACGACGGTGCCCCCGCCGTCCGGATCTCGCACGTGCACAAGTCCTTCGGCCGCCCCGGCGCCCGGACCCACGTCCTGGACGACATCACCCTCGACGTCGCGCCCGGCGAGTTCGTCACCCTGCTCGGCGCCTCGGGCTGCGGCAAGTCCACCCTGCTCAACCTGGTCGCCGGCCTCGACAAGCCCACCGCCGGCAGCATCGAGGTCCCCGGCGGCCGCCCCGCGCTGATGTTCCAGGACCACGCGCTCTTCCCCTGGCTCACCGCCGGCAAGAACATCGAACTCGCCCTCAAGCTGGCCGGTCTGCCCCGCCCGCAGCGCCGCGCCGAAGCCGAACGGCTGCTCGAACTCGTCCGGCTGGACGGCGCGTACGGCAAGCGGGTGCACGAGCTGTCCGGCGGCATGCGCCAGCGCGTCGCGACGGCCCGCGCCCTCGCCCAGGGCAGCAAGGTGCTGCTGATGGACGAGCCGTTCGCCGCGCTCGACGCCATCACCCGGGACGTCCTGCACGACGAGATCACCCGGATCTGGGCCGAACGGCAGCTGTCCGTCCTGTTCGTCACCCACAACGTGCGCGAGGCGGTGCGCCTGGCCCAGCGCGTCGTCCTGCTCTCCTCCCGCCCCGGCCGGGTCGCCCGCGAGTGGCGGATCGACCTGCCGCAGCCGCGCCGCATCGAGTCCGCGGGCGTGGCGGACCTGTCCATCGAGATCACCGAAGAACTGCGTGGGGAGATCCGTCGCCATGTCCAGCACTGA
- a CDS encoding sulfate adenylyltransferase subunit 1 — MSTTIETTATSLLRFATAGSVDDGKSTLVGRLLHDSKSVLADQLEAVEHASRKRGQEAPDLALLTDGLRAEREQGITIDVAYRYFATPRRRFILADTPGHVQYTRNMVTGASTAELAVVLVDARNGVVEQTRRHAAVAALLRVPHVVLAVNKMDLVGYAEPVFAAIAAEFTAYAASLGVKDVLAVPISALAGDNVVEPSAHMDWYGGPTLLEHLETVPVGSDPSAEPARFPVQYVIRPQTEEHPDYRGYAGQLASGVLRVGDPVTVLPSGLTSTVAGIDALGRETDLAWAPQSVTVRLADDLDISRGDLLAAGATPAPTKDIEATVSHLNERPLRAGDKVLLKHTTRTVRALVKEISYRIDIDTLERRPAPEGLNVNDIGHVKLRTAEPLALDGYSANRRTGSFLLIDPADGTTLTAGMAGEAFETVRTTDAPDASEEEDWV; from the coding sequence ATGAGCACGACCATCGAGACCACCGCCACCTCCCTGCTGCGCTTCGCCACCGCCGGCTCCGTGGACGACGGCAAGTCCACCCTGGTCGGCCGGCTGCTGCACGACTCCAAGTCGGTGCTCGCCGACCAGTTGGAGGCCGTCGAGCACGCCTCCCGCAAGCGCGGCCAGGAGGCGCCCGACCTCGCGCTGCTCACCGACGGCCTGCGCGCCGAGCGCGAGCAGGGCATCACCATCGACGTCGCCTACCGCTACTTCGCCACCCCCCGGCGGCGGTTCATCCTCGCCGACACCCCCGGGCACGTGCAGTACACCCGCAACATGGTGACCGGCGCCTCCACCGCCGAGCTGGCCGTCGTGCTGGTCGACGCCCGCAACGGCGTGGTCGAGCAGACCCGCCGGCACGCCGCCGTCGCCGCGCTGCTGCGGGTGCCGCACGTGGTGCTGGCCGTCAACAAGATGGACCTGGTCGGCTACGCGGAGCCCGTCTTCGCCGCCATCGCCGCCGAGTTCACCGCCTACGCCGCCTCGCTCGGCGTCAAGGACGTCCTCGCCGTGCCGATCTCGGCGCTCGCCGGGGACAACGTGGTCGAGCCCTCCGCGCACATGGACTGGTACGGCGGCCCGACCCTGCTGGAGCACCTGGAGACGGTGCCGGTCGGCAGTGACCCGAGCGCCGAGCCGGCCCGCTTCCCGGTCCAGTACGTGATCCGCCCGCAGACCGAGGAGCACCCCGACTACCGCGGCTACGCGGGCCAGTTGGCCTCCGGCGTGCTGCGTGTCGGCGACCCGGTCACCGTCCTGCCCTCCGGGCTCACCAGCACCGTCGCCGGCATCGACGCGCTCGGCCGGGAGACCGACCTCGCCTGGGCGCCGCAGTCGGTCACCGTCCGGCTCGCCGACGACCTCGACATCTCCCGCGGCGACCTGCTCGCCGCGGGCGCAACTCCCGCGCCCACCAAGGACATCGAGGCCACCGTCAGCCACCTCAACGAGCGGCCGCTGCGCGCCGGGGACAAGGTGCTGCTCAAGCACACCACCCGTACGGTGCGCGCCCTCGTCAAGGAGATCTCCTACCGGATCGACATCGACACGCTGGAACGGCGCCCCGCCCCCGAGGGGTTGAACGTCAACGACATCGGCCACGTGAAGCTGCGCACCGCCGAGCCGCTGGCCCTCGACGGCTACTCCGCCAACCGCCGCACCGGTTCGTTCCTGCTGATCGACCCGGCCGACGGCACCACCCTCACCGCCGGCATGGCGGGCGAGGCCTTCGAGACCGTACGCACCACCGATGCACCCGACGCATCCGAAGAGGAGGACTGGGTCTGA
- a CDS encoding aliphatic sulfonate ABC transporter substrate-binding protein: MAPNPAPSHTRVRPNAGRIRRTAAVAAAGLTAVALLSACSYGSKADKSSDTKANASAGAADSGAKLSADTVKVGYFANLTHGTPLVGLQEGIFQKELGATQVKTQVFNAGPAEIEALNAGSIDIGWIGPSPAINGFTKSEGQSLKIIGGSASGGVKLVVNPDKISSLDDLKGKKIATPQLGNTQDVALLNYLAGKGFKVDAASGAGDVSVVRTDNKVTPDAYKSGSIDGAWVPEPTASKLVTLGAKVLLNEKDVWPDKKFVITNIIVSQKFLKEHPDVVEAVLRGSVKTNAFIKANSDKAKADANEAIKKEAGNALEPAVLDPAWADIEFLDDPLANTLQAEADHAVTAGLLKKPNLNGIYDLTLLNKVLAAQGQAAVPDAGLGAK; the protein is encoded by the coding sequence ATGGCACCGAACCCGGCTCCCTCGCATACCCGTGTCCGCCCCAACGCCGGCCGGATCAGACGCACCGCTGCGGTGGCCGCCGCCGGCCTGACCGCCGTCGCCCTGCTGTCGGCCTGCAGCTACGGCTCCAAGGCGGACAAGTCCTCCGACACCAAGGCCAACGCCTCGGCCGGCGCGGCCGATTCCGGTGCGAAGCTGTCCGCGGACACCGTGAAGGTCGGCTACTTCGCCAACCTGACCCACGGCACCCCGCTGGTCGGCCTCCAGGAGGGCATCTTCCAGAAGGAGTTGGGCGCCACCCAGGTCAAGACCCAGGTCTTCAACGCGGGCCCGGCGGAGATCGAGGCGCTCAACGCCGGCTCGATCGACATCGGCTGGATCGGCCCCTCCCCGGCGATCAACGGCTTCACCAAGTCCGAGGGCCAGTCACTGAAGATCATCGGCGGTTCGGCCTCCGGCGGCGTCAAGCTGGTCGTCAACCCGGACAAGATCTCCTCCCTGGACGACCTCAAGGGCAAGAAGATCGCCACCCCGCAGCTGGGCAACACCCAGGACGTGGCGCTGCTCAACTACCTCGCGGGCAAGGGCTTCAAGGTCGACGCGGCCTCCGGCGCGGGCGACGTCTCGGTGGTGCGCACCGACAACAAGGTCACCCCCGACGCCTACAAGTCCGGCTCCATCGACGGCGCCTGGGTGCCCGAGCCCACCGCCTCCAAGCTGGTCACGCTCGGCGCGAAGGTCCTGCTCAACGAGAAGGACGTCTGGCCGGACAAGAAGTTCGTCATCACCAACATCATCGTCTCGCAGAAGTTCCTCAAGGAGCACCCGGACGTGGTGGAGGCCGTGCTGCGCGGCTCGGTGAAGACCAACGCCTTCATCAAGGCCAACTCCGACAAGGCCAAGGCCGACGCCAACGAGGCGATCAAGAAGGAGGCCGGCAACGCGCTGGAGCCGGCCGTCCTCGACCCGGCCTGGGCCGACATCGAGTTCCTGGACGACCCGCTGGCGAACACCCTGCAGGCCGAGGCCGACCACGCCGTCACCGCCGGGCTCCTCAAGAAGCCCAACCTGAACGGCATCTACGACCTCACCCTGCTGAACAAGGTCCTCGCCGCCCAGGGCCAGGCCGCCGTGCCGGACGCCGGGCTCGGCGCCAAGTAG
- the cysC gene encoding adenylyl-sulfate kinase, which produces MVADGAAEAAPAAAPCERGATVWLTGLPSAGKTTLAFALAERLRAEGHRVEVLDGDEIREFLSKGLGFSREDRHTNVTRIGFVAEKLAANGVKVLAPVIAPFADSRTAVRERHAAAGTEFLEIHVATPVELCAERDVKGLYAKQAAGEISGLTGVDDPYEAPENPELRVQTQGREVADSAAELHAFLTERGLA; this is translated from the coding sequence CTGGTCGCCGACGGAGCCGCAGAGGCGGCCCCCGCGGCCGCCCCCTGCGAGCGCGGCGCCACCGTGTGGCTGACCGGGCTGCCGAGCGCGGGCAAGACCACGCTGGCCTTCGCGCTGGCCGAGCGGCTGCGCGCCGAGGGCCACCGGGTCGAGGTCCTGGACGGCGACGAGATCCGCGAGTTCCTCTCCAAGGGCCTCGGCTTCTCCCGCGAGGACCGGCACACCAACGTCACCCGGATCGGGTTCGTCGCCGAGAAGCTCGCCGCCAACGGCGTCAAGGTGCTCGCCCCGGTGATCGCCCCGTTCGCCGACTCCCGCACCGCCGTGCGCGAGCGGCACGCCGCGGCCGGCACCGAGTTCCTGGAGATCCACGTCGCGACCCCGGTCGAGCTGTGCGCCGAACGCGACGTCAAGGGCCTGTACGCCAAGCAGGCCGCCGGCGAGATCTCCGGCCTGACCGGCGTGGACGACCCGTACGAGGCGCCGGAGAACCCGGAGCTGCGGGTCCAGACGCAGGGCCGCGAGGTGGCCGACTCCGCCGCCGAGCTGCACGCCTTCCTGACCGAGAGGGGCCTCGCGTGA
- a CDS encoding phosphoadenylyl-sulfate reductase — protein MSSTATDHEAAAVRAGRELEEATAQEILAWAAETFGKRFCVTSSMEDAVVAHLASSVFPGVDVVFLDTGYHFPETIGTRDAVAATMPVNVITLTPLKTVAEQDAEYGPQLHDRDPDLCCSLRKVEPLNRGLGGYDAWATGLRRDESPTRANTPVVSWDPKRRKVKIAPIARWTQEDVDAYVAANGVLLNPLLWEGYTSIGCSPLSCTRKPAEGEDARAGRWSGSGKTECGIHL, from the coding sequence TTGAGCAGCACCGCGACTGACCATGAGGCGGCCGCCGTCCGGGCCGGCCGCGAGCTGGAGGAGGCGACCGCGCAGGAGATCCTGGCCTGGGCGGCCGAGACCTTCGGCAAGCGGTTCTGCGTCACCTCCTCGATGGAGGACGCGGTGGTCGCCCACCTCGCCTCCTCGGTGTTCCCCGGCGTGGACGTGGTGTTCCTGGACACCGGCTACCACTTCCCGGAGACCATCGGCACCCGCGACGCGGTGGCCGCGACCATGCCGGTCAACGTCATCACGCTCACCCCGCTGAAGACCGTCGCCGAGCAGGACGCCGAGTACGGGCCGCAGCTGCACGACCGCGACCCGGACCTGTGCTGCTCGCTGCGCAAGGTCGAGCCGCTGAACCGCGGCCTCGGCGGCTACGACGCCTGGGCCACCGGGCTGCGCCGCGACGAGTCGCCGACCCGGGCGAACACCCCGGTGGTGTCCTGGGACCCGAAGCGCCGCAAGGTCAAGATCGCCCCGATCGCCCGGTGGACGCAGGAGGACGTGGACGCCTACGTCGCCGCCAACGGCGTGCTGCTCAACCCGCTGCTGTGGGAGGGCTACACCTCGATCGGCTGCTCGCCGCTGTCCTGCACCCGCAAGCCCGCCGAGGGCGAGGACGCGCGGGCCGGACGCTGGTCCGGCTCCGGCAAGACCGAGTGCGGCATCCACCTCTGA